A portion of the Acidisoma sp. PAMC 29798 genome contains these proteins:
- a CDS encoding PLP-dependent aminotransferase family protein, with amino-acid sequence MDGWITLDRAAGDLEGQIYRAMRDEILAGRLSPGLRLPATRALAQTMGIARSTLVKAFERLRAEGYVEGVQGSGTRVAALPAPPLALEDVPPRPLPLPPPSIPAYGAFESGVPDLAAFPHAIWARCLGVRARSLRVHDLGYGAPEGLPALREAILTHVAATRGVVATPDQVVILPSTGAAIDLLAHVTLRPGDTAWIEEPGYPTAQQVLRRCGAELVPMPCDAEGLNPRAATGPAPRLIYVTPSHQYPTGVTMSLSRRLALLEAAASAGALILEDDYDSEFQYSGRPIACLQGIDRRGSVAYLGTFSKTLAPGIRVAYAILPHRLLAEARAVQKLRGATVSIHVQAALADFLQDGHFRAHIRRMSAVYGERMEVALAAVRHHCADTLIVPTQRGGLQFAALFRNGAADDVAVATALQAAGVAAKPLSAFYLGTPQPGLLLGIAMATDADAAATVIQRICARSTSAAAAG; translated from the coding sequence TTGGATGGATGGATCACTCTCGACCGTGCGGCCGGTGATCTGGAAGGCCAGATCTACCGGGCCATGCGTGATGAGATATTGGCCGGGCGTCTGTCACCGGGCCTGCGGCTTCCCGCCACGCGGGCGCTCGCCCAAACCATGGGCATCGCGCGCTCCACCCTCGTCAAAGCCTTCGAGCGTCTGCGCGCGGAAGGCTATGTCGAGGGCGTTCAGGGTTCAGGCACCCGCGTTGCCGCCCTGCCCGCACCACCGCTGGCACTGGAGGATGTCCCTCCCCGGCCTCTGCCCCTTCCGCCGCCGTCCATACCGGCCTACGGCGCCTTCGAAAGCGGTGTGCCGGACCTCGCCGCCTTTCCGCATGCCATCTGGGCGCGATGCCTGGGCGTGCGGGCGCGTTCGCTGCGCGTCCATGACCTCGGCTACGGCGCGCCGGAAGGGCTGCCGGCCCTGCGGGAGGCGATCCTGACGCATGTCGCCGCCACGCGCGGCGTCGTCGCGACACCGGATCAGGTCGTCATCCTGCCCTCCACGGGCGCTGCGATCGACCTGCTCGCGCATGTGACCCTCCGCCCCGGCGATACAGCCTGGATCGAGGAGCCGGGCTACCCAACCGCGCAGCAGGTGCTGCGCCGCTGCGGTGCGGAGCTTGTGCCTATGCCCTGCGACGCCGAGGGGCTAAACCCCCGCGCCGCCACGGGTCCGGCGCCGCGCCTCATCTACGTCACGCCCTCGCATCAATATCCGACCGGCGTGACCATGAGCTTGTCGCGTCGGTTGGCCTTGTTGGAGGCCGCCGCCAGCGCCGGCGCTCTGATTTTGGAAGACGATTACGACAGCGAATTTCAATACAGCGGCCGCCCGATCGCCTGCCTGCAAGGCATCGATCGCCGGGGTTCGGTTGCTTACCTCGGCACCTTCTCCAAGACGCTCGCCCCCGGCATTCGCGTCGCCTACGCCATCCTGCCGCATCGGCTCTTGGCGGAAGCGCGCGCCGTGCAGAAACTGCGCGGCGCGACGGTCTCGATCCATGTCCAGGCAGCGCTGGCGGACTTCCTGCAGGACGGCCATTTCCGCGCCCATATCCGCCGCATGAGTGCCGTCTATGGCGAGAGGATGGAGGTGGCGCTCGCCGCCGTGCGGCATCATTGCGCGGATACGCTGATCGTGCCGACCCAGCGCGGCGGGTTGCAATTCGCGGCGCTGTTTCGGAATGGCGCAGCGGATGACGTCGCGGTCGCGACTGCGTTGCAGGCGGCCGGCGTCGCCGCCAAACCACTGTCCGCCTTCTACCTTGGCACGCCGCAACCCGGACTGCTGCTCGGCATCGCCATGGCGACGGATGCCGATGCCGCCGCCACCGTCATTCAGCGAATTTGTGCTCGGTCCACATCAGCGGCAGCAGCCGGATGA
- a CDS encoding N-formylglutamate amidohydrolase, producing MSDSNTHLLSEAEPAPVIIDHPQGSSDLFLVCDHAGRRMPTRLGQLGVSDAEMERHIAYDIGAAGVAVRVADALDATLIRQIYSRLVIDCNRNPSVPSSIPEISETTPIPGNVGLTDAQREARRVEIFLPYHDAITSALDARAAAARPTAIIAVHSFTPVYKGEVRPWHAGVLYNRDNRLSMSFKRLLEAEGDLLVGDNEPYFVSDLSDYTIPIHAEGRALPYLELEIRQDLIASEAGQAEWAERLIRLLPLMWTEHKFAE from the coding sequence ATGAGCGATTCGAACACCCATCTGCTGTCCGAGGCCGAGCCCGCGCCGGTCATCATCGACCATCCGCAGGGCTCGTCCGACCTGTTCCTGGTTTGCGACCACGCCGGCCGCCGCATGCCGACGAGGCTTGGCCAGCTCGGCGTCTCGGATGCTGAGATGGAGCGTCATATCGCCTATGACATCGGCGCCGCCGGCGTCGCCGTGCGCGTCGCTGACGCACTGGACGCGACGCTGATCCGCCAGATCTATTCGCGCCTGGTGATCGACTGCAACCGCAACCCCTCGGTGCCAAGTTCCATCCCTGAGATCAGCGAGACGACGCCCATTCCCGGCAATGTGGGGCTCACGGATGCGCAACGGGAGGCGCGGCGGGTAGAGATCTTCTTGCCCTATCACGACGCGATCACGTCGGCATTGGATGCGCGGGCGGCGGCGGCGCGGCCCACCGCGATCATCGCCGTGCATAGCTTCACGCCCGTCTACAAGGGCGAGGTGCGCCCCTGGCACGCCGGCGTGCTGTATAACCGCGACAACCGGCTCTCGATGAGCTTCAAGCGGTTGCTGGAAGCCGAAGGCGATCTGCTGGTGGGCGACAACGAGCCGTATTTCGTTAGTGACCTCAGCGACTACACCATTCCTATTCATGCCGAGGGCCGAGCGCTGCCCTATCTGGAACTCGAAATCCGCCAGGATCTGATTGCCAGCGAAGCCGGCCAGGCAGAATGGGCGGAACGTCTCATCCGGCTGCTGCCGCTGATGTGGACCGAGCACAAATTCGCTGAATGA
- a CDS encoding aminopeptidase: MDFTTKLDRLAEVAVKVGLGLRPGQELVITAPVEALPLTRLITRHAYQAGASLVTAFYADDDAALARYELGAPEGFDTAPGWLYEGMAKAFQGGAARLAIAGDNPTLLAAQDPEKVSRANRARSKAYQPALQLIVDFHINWSILSYASPAWAKMVFPGLPETEAVAKLWDAIFAASRIDEADPVAAWHAHNARLHARRTFLNDRRYDALHFQGPGTDLTVGLAEDHEWAGGSESARNGIICNPNIPTEEVFTTPHAERVSGRVTSTKPLSYQGTLIEGIAVRFEGGRIVEATSRTGETVLRKVLETDDGAARLGEVALVPHSSPISKSGILFYNTLFDENAASHIALGQAYNKCIRDFETLSEEALTAKGANRSLIHIDWMIGSDEIDVDGISASGAAEPLMRAGEWVI; encoded by the coding sequence ATGGATTTCACAACGAAGCTCGACCGTCTGGCGGAAGTCGCGGTGAAAGTAGGCCTCGGGCTGCGGCCGGGCCAGGAATTGGTGATCACCGCGCCGGTCGAGGCGCTGCCCTTGACCCGGCTGATCACGCGCCACGCCTATCAGGCTGGCGCCTCCCTCGTCACCGCCTTCTATGCGGATGACGATGCGGCCCTCGCTCGCTACGAGTTGGGCGCGCCTGAGGGCTTCGACACCGCGCCGGGCTGGCTGTACGAGGGGATGGCCAAGGCCTTCCAGGGCGGCGCCGCGCGCCTGGCCATCGCTGGCGACAACCCGACGCTGCTGGCGGCCCAGGACCCGGAGAAGGTAAGCCGCGCCAACCGCGCTCGCTCGAAGGCCTATCAGCCCGCCCTCCAGCTCATCGTGGATTTCCACATCAACTGGAGCATCCTGTCCTATGCGAGTCCGGCATGGGCCAAGATGGTCTTCCCTGGCCTGCCCGAGACCGAGGCCGTGGCCAAGCTATGGGACGCCATCTTCGCGGCGTCGCGCATCGATGAGGCCGATCCCGTGGCGGCGTGGCACGCGCATAACGCGCGCCTGCACGCCCGCCGCACCTTCCTCAATGACCGCCGCTATGACGCGCTGCATTTCCAGGGTCCGGGCACCGACCTGACAGTGGGTCTGGCGGAGGATCACGAATGGGCTGGCGGGTCGGAGAGTGCCCGCAACGGCATCATCTGCAATCCCAATATCCCGACCGAAGAGGTCTTCACCACGCCGCATGCGGAGCGCGTGAGCGGGCGTGTGACGAGCACCAAGCCGCTGTCCTACCAAGGCACGCTGATAGAGGGCATCGCCGTGCGTTTCGAGGGCGGCCGCATCGTGGAAGCGACGTCGCGCACGGGCGAGACCGTGCTGCGCAAGGTGCTGGAGACGGATGACGGCGCCGCCCGCCTGGGTGAGGTCGCGCTGGTGCCGCATTCCTCGCCGATCTCCAAGAGCGGCATCCTGTTCTACAACACGCTGTTCGATGAGAACGCGGCCAGCCACATCGCCTTGGGCCAAGCCTATAACAAGTGCATTCGTGATTTCGAGACGTTGAGCGAGGAGGCTTTGACGGCCAAGGGCGCCAATCGCAGCCTGATTCACATCGATTGGATGATCGGATCGGACGAGATCGATGTCGACGGCATCTCCGCCAGTGGCGCGGCCGAGCCACTGATGCGCGCCGGGGAATGGGTGATCTAG
- a CDS encoding type 1 glutamine amidotransferase domain-containing protein, with the protein MKILMVLTSHDTLGDTGRKTGFWLEELAAPYFVFKDAGAEIVLASPKGGQPPLDPKSNQPSAQTDSTHRFEGDAEAKAQLASTLRLDSVKVADFDSVFYPGGHGPLWDLAEDKTSIALIEGFLAADKPVALVCHAPGVLRHAKSADGKPVVLGKNVTGFANTEEEAVGLTKVVPFLVEDELTAKGGHYSKTADWGVHVVTDGLLITGQNPASSAAAATDLMALVAKRAAA; encoded by the coding sequence ATGAAAATTCTGATGGTGCTGACCTCGCACGACACGCTGGGCGATACGGGCCGCAAAACCGGCTTCTGGCTCGAAGAACTTGCGGCGCCCTACTTTGTCTTCAAGGATGCCGGCGCTGAGATCGTGCTGGCATCGCCGAAAGGCGGCCAGCCGCCGCTGGATCCGAAGAGCAATCAGCCCAGCGCGCAAACCGACAGCACCCACCGCTTCGAGGGGGATGCGGAGGCCAAGGCTCAGCTCGCCTCCACCCTGCGTCTCGACAGCGTCAAGGTCGCGGATTTCGACTCCGTCTTTTATCCGGGTGGGCATGGACCGCTATGGGATCTGGCCGAGGATAAGACCTCAATCGCGTTGATCGAAGGCTTCCTTGCCGCCGACAAGCCCGTCGCTTTGGTCTGTCACGCGCCGGGCGTGCTGCGCCACGCCAAGTCCGCAGACGGCAAGCCGGTGGTTTTGGGCAAGAACGTCACCGGTTTCGCCAATACCGAGGAAGAGGCGGTTGGGCTGACCAAGGTGGTGCCGTTCCTGGTCGAAGACGAACTGACGGCCAAGGGCGGCCACTATTCCAAGACGGCGGATTGGGGCGTGCATGTCGTCACCGACGGCCTGTTGATCACCGGCCAGAACCCGGCTTCCTCCGCTGCCGCAGCAACGGACCTTATGGCGCTCGTGGCGAAACGGGCCGCCGCATAA
- a CDS encoding TetR/AcrR family transcriptional regulator: MMVETETLDVRRSILAIARPIIGAKGFSAVGLTEILAAAKIPKGSFYHYFNSKETFGVDLLDHYFVEYLAELDLILAGPGLTMAERLMAYWRNWRASQASFDCQGKCLAVKLGAEVADLSEPMRLSLQRGTSSIVDRLTMAIEAGVAEGSLAVDEAPRTVAESLYYLWLGASVMTKITRSLHALDTAILTTQRILHLPSSRLV; encoded by the coding sequence ATGATGGTCGAGACAGAAACGCTGGACGTTCGACGAAGCATCTTGGCGATCGCTCGGCCGATAATCGGGGCGAAGGGCTTTTCTGCTGTCGGGTTGACCGAAATCCTGGCGGCGGCGAAGATTCCCAAAGGATCATTCTACCATTATTTCAACTCCAAAGAGACTTTTGGCGTTGATTTGTTGGACCATTACTTCGTCGAGTATTTGGCTGAACTCGACCTCATTCTTGCAGGGCCGGGACTGACGATGGCGGAGCGCCTTATGGCTTATTGGCGCAACTGGCGCGCCAGTCAGGCGAGCTTCGACTGCCAGGGGAAATGTCTGGCCGTGAAACTTGGCGCCGAAGTTGCCGATCTTTCGGAGCCGATGCGGTTATCTCTCCAGCGCGGCACGTCCAGCATCGTCGATCGTCTCACGATGGCGATCGAGGCGGGCGTGGCGGAGGGGTCGCTTGCTGTCGATGAAGCGCCCCGCACGGTGGCGGAGAGCCTGTATTACCTCTGGCTGGGCGCAAGCGTGATGACAAAGATTACGCGCAGCCTGCATGCGCTCGACACCGCGATTTTGACCACGCAACGCATCTTGCATTTGCCTTCCTCACGACTGGTCTGA
- a CDS encoding Stf0 family sulfotransferase produces METRAATPLTVPPQLAGLERFHRDAIAQVFGPAPPLTVIDGARHYLFICFTNRCGSNYLAHLLASTGRLNEAGEFFNAPTVEAHVRQNGLPSLGAYLNFLGSRLDTSGWLTAKIGIEQLVMLTEVGVLDQIRARTRFILIERRDRVAQAVSRLVAAQNYQWTSRQDARIADDQLVYSREALDMHVASVEAQNHMFLRFFASNGIVPIHLAYEAVVADPQGTVGEIGAALGMVGLVSDPSRIGIAPQESPLKQAWYARYQAGG; encoded by the coding sequence ATGGAGACACGCGCCGCAACGCCCCTCACCGTCCCGCCGCAACTGGCCGGGTTGGAGCGGTTTCATCGGGATGCGATCGCGCAGGTGTTCGGCCCGGCGCCACCCCTGACGGTGATCGACGGTGCCCGGCACTACCTGTTCATCTGCTTCACCAATCGCTGCGGATCGAACTATCTCGCACATCTGCTCGCCTCGACCGGTCGGCTCAATGAGGCCGGTGAGTTCTTCAATGCCCCGACCGTCGAAGCGCATGTCCGACAGAACGGCCTGCCGTCCCTCGGCGCATACCTCAATTTCCTGGGCAGCCGGCTCGATACGAGCGGCTGGCTCACGGCGAAGATCGGGATCGAGCAGCTTGTCATGCTCACCGAAGTCGGCGTTCTCGACCAGATCAGGGCGCGCACACGCTTCATTCTGATCGAGCGCCGGGATCGTGTGGCGCAAGCCGTGTCCCGCCTGGTAGCCGCGCAGAACTATCAATGGACGTCGCGCCAGGATGCGCGGATCGCCGACGATCAACTCGTCTATTCGCGCGAGGCGCTCGACATGCATGTCGCGTCCGTCGAGGCGCAGAACCATATGTTCCTGCGGTTCTTCGCCTCCAACGGCATCGTCCCGATCCACCTTGCCTATGAAGCGGTGGTCGCAGATCCGCAGGGCACCGTTGGGGAGATCGGCGCCGCCCTCGGGATGGTGGGGTTGGTGAGCGATCCCAGCCGCATCGGCATCGCGCCGCAGGAGTCCCCGCTGAAGCAGGCGTGGTACGCGCGCTACCAGGCCGGGGGGTAA
- a CDS encoding aliphatic sulfonate ABC transporter substrate-binding protein yields MIARRSILALAPAFAAGSLLASGRRAQAADMTIHVGFQKYGTLLLLKAAGTLDAALAPLGFSVRWSEFLAGPPLMEALNAGAIDFGIVGETPPVFAQAAGTPFVYVAADPPAVHGEGIVVPPGSTAKTVADLRGKHLLTTKGANANYLLVAALQKAGISLKDVQISYLAPPDAFAAFRNGNVDAWCCWDPLFAAAELTGGRLLVDADGLAPNHQFFLARRDFATKNPQVVHTTVAAVGATEKQVQADTDAAAIKLGPATGIPVPVLKKALARTAYGVGPMTPAILANQQMIADTFFGLGLIPRKITVTDNAWAG; encoded by the coding sequence ATGATCGCGCGCCGTTCCATTCTCGCTCTGGCACCCGCCTTCGCCGCCGGTTCTCTGCTGGCGTCGGGCAGGCGAGCCCAGGCCGCCGACATGACCATCCATGTGGGCTTTCAAAAATATGGCACCCTGCTGCTGCTGAAGGCGGCCGGCACGCTCGATGCCGCCTTGGCGCCGCTGGGGTTTAGCGTGCGTTGGAGCGAGTTCCTCGCCGGGCCGCCGCTGATGGAGGCGCTGAACGCCGGGGCGATCGATTTCGGCATCGTGGGGGAGACGCCGCCCGTCTTTGCCCAGGCGGCGGGCACACCCTTCGTCTATGTCGCGGCCGACCCACCGGCCGTGCATGGCGAAGGCATCGTCGTGCCGCCCGGCAGCACGGCGAAGACAGTGGCCGATCTGCGCGGCAAGCACCTGCTCACCACGAAGGGTGCCAATGCGAACTACCTGCTCGTCGCGGCGCTCCAGAAGGCCGGGATCAGCCTCAAGGACGTGCAGATCAGCTATCTGGCGCCGCCCGATGCCTTTGCCGCCTTCCGCAACGGCAATGTGGACGCCTGGTGCTGCTGGGATCCGCTATTTGCCGCCGCCGAGCTGACGGGCGGGCGGCTGCTGGTGGATGCCGATGGCCTTGCACCCAACCATCAGTTCTTCCTCGCGCGCCGGGATTTCGCGACCAAGAACCCCCAGGTGGTCCACACGACCGTCGCGGCCGTTGGGGCGACCGAAAAGCAGGTCCAGGCAGATACGGATGCCGCCGCCATCAAGCTCGGACCCGCCACCGGCATTCCCGTGCCGGTGTTGAAGAAGGCGCTCGCCCGCACCGCCTATGGGGTCGGGCCGATGACGCCGGCGATCTTGGCCAACCAGCAGATGATCGCCGACACCTTCTTCGGCCTTGGCCTCATTCCCCGGAAGATCACGGTGACGGACAACGCCTGGGCTGGTTAG
- a CDS encoding ABC transporter permease subunit, producing the protein MSSAVLSGDIKTRRRPLVGRAALGGAHRLAMPVAILLVWQALASFGLIQTRLMPSPVMIAISFWQLLITGQLLGNLWVSLLRVIAGMAIGLALGVTFGLFAGLSRLGEDTVDATLQMVRTLPHLALVPLFIIWFGIGETPKIALIALGTVFPIYLNLFAGIRSVDRKILEAASTLDLTRSEIIWNVVLPGALPQFLVGLRYAVGIAWLTLVVAEQVNASSGIGYLVMNARDFLQTDVIFVGLIIYAMLGLLTDQMVRAIERRALAWRPSFIGAQTQNPNRGAA; encoded by the coding sequence ATGTCGAGCGCCGTCCTGAGCGGAGATATCAAGACGCGCCGCCGTCCCCTGGTCGGCCGCGCCGCGCTCGGCGGCGCCCACCGTCTCGCCATGCCCGTCGCCATTCTCCTCGTCTGGCAGGCCCTCGCCTCATTCGGGCTGATCCAGACCCGCCTCATGCCGTCTCCGGTCATGATCGCCATCAGCTTCTGGCAGTTGCTCATCACCGGTCAGTTGCTCGGCAACCTCTGGGTATCGCTGCTGCGCGTGATCGCCGGCATGGCCATCGGCTTGGCCCTCGGTGTCACCTTCGGCCTTTTCGCCGGCCTGTCCCGCCTGGGTGAGGATACGGTCGATGCCACGCTGCAAATGGTGCGCACCTTGCCGCATCTGGCGCTGGTGCCCCTGTTCATCATCTGGTTCGGCATTGGGGAGACGCCCAAGATTGCGCTGATCGCCCTGGGCACCGTCTTTCCCATCTACCTCAATCTCTTCGCGGGCATTCGCTCCGTAGACCGCAAGATTCTGGAAGCCGCCTCGACGCTGGACCTGACGCGGTCGGAGATCATTTGGAACGTCGTGCTGCCGGGTGCGCTACCGCAATTCCTGGTCGGTCTGCGCTATGCCGTCGGCATTGCCTGGCTGACCCTCGTGGTCGCCGAGCAGGTCAATGCCAGTAGCGGCATCGGCTATCTGGTGATGAATGCGCGCGACTTTTTGCAGACCGACGTGATCTTCGTGGGCCTCATCATCTACGCCATGCTGGGCTTGTTGACGGATCAGATGGTCCGCGCGATCGAGCGTCGGGCCCTCGCCTGGCGGCCCAGCTTCATTGGCGCGCAAACCCAAAACCCGAATAGGGGCGCCGCATGA
- a CDS encoding ABC transporter ATP-binding protein, whose protein sequence is MSTVPDITPILDAPAQTIGDAAVRVRGLTRSFGGPDILKNLNLDLEAGSFTALLGRSGSGKSTLLRTLAGLDAAPAGTVTVPARRAVVFQEPRLLPWKKVWRNVSLGLREGDTRARAEAALTELGLSHRLNAWPLTLSGGEAQRVALARALVRDPSLMLLDEPFAALDALTRLRMQALVGKLWQAHDLTVLLVTHDVDEALLLADRAVVLIDGRIGADIPIPLDRPRHHGHPDFIRLRQQLLYTLGVDETGLDAGLF, encoded by the coding sequence ATGAGCACTGTGCCCGACATCACACCGATCCTCGATGCGCCTGCCCAGACCATTGGTGACGCGGCCGTGCGCGTGCGTGGCCTGACCCGCTCCTTCGGCGGGCCGGACATTCTCAAGAACCTCAACCTCGATCTGGAAGCGGGCAGCTTCACTGCCTTGCTCGGGCGCTCCGGTTCAGGGAAATCGACGCTCTTGCGGACGCTCGCGGGCCTCGATGCCGCGCCGGCCGGCACAGTGACGGTGCCCGCCCGCCGGGCCGTGGTCTTTCAGGAGCCCCGGCTGCTGCCCTGGAAGAAGGTGTGGCGCAACGTCTCCCTCGGGTTGCGCGAGGGCGATACCCGCGCCCGCGCCGAGGCGGCACTCACCGAGCTCGGCCTCTCGCATCGCTTGAACGCCTGGCCGCTGACCTTGTCGGGCGGCGAGGCACAGCGCGTCGCGCTCGCCCGTGCCTTGGTCCGCGACCCCAGCCTGATGCTGTTGGATGAGCCCTTCGCGGCCCTCGACGCTCTGACGCGCCTGCGGATGCAGGCCCTCGTCGGCAAGCTATGGCAGGCGCATGACCTCACCGTGCTGCTCGTCACGCATGATGTGGATGAGGCGCTGCTGCTCGCCGACCGCGCCGTGGTGCTGATCGATGGCCGAATCGGCGCCGATATTCCGATCCCGCTGGATCGGCCGCGCCATCATGGCCACCCGGATTTCATCCGGCTGCGCCAGCAATTGCTCTACACGCTGGGCGTAGACGAGACCGGTCTGGACGCCGGGCTGTTCTAG
- a CDS encoding MarR family winged helix-turn-helix transcriptional regulator — protein sequence MPPEGVAPTEFGRQLYVLSLALRREMDQRVRAFGLTDATWRPLLYLGRLGDGVRQTDLAAALEIEDPSLVRLLDVLERANLLERIEDPDDRRTKRLRMTAAGRETYAQVAAVHADFTAHVLEDVTPADLAVCYRVFGTICRAIGRHGAGMGGR from the coding sequence ATGCCGCCTGAGGGTGTTGCCCCCACAGAATTCGGTCGCCAGCTCTATGTCCTGTCCCTCGCCTTGCGGCGGGAGATGGATCAGCGCGTGCGCGCCTTCGGGCTGACGGACGCGACCTGGCGGCCCCTTCTCTATCTCGGCCGGCTGGGGGACGGCGTCCGCCAAACCGATCTCGCGGCGGCGCTCGAAATCGAAGATCCCTCCCTCGTTCGCCTGTTGGACGTCCTGGAGCGGGCCAATTTGCTTGAGCGCATCGAAGACCCTGACGACCGTCGCACCAAGCGCCTGCGCATGACGGCCGCCGGTCGTGAGACCTACGCACAGGTGGCCGCCGTTCATGCCGACTTCACGGCCCATGTGCTGGAAGACGTAACGCCTGCAGACCTCGCCGTCTGCTACAGGGTCTTCGGCACGATCTGCCGCGCCATCGGCCGGCACGGAGCCGGCATGGGAGGGCGTTGA